In the genome of Acidobacteriota bacterium, the window ACCCGGCCGAGTAACCGCCTTGCAGGATGCCCGATGCGATGCCGCGATGCTTTGCCGGCCACTGCTCGAGCGCCAGCGGCATGCCGGCGGCCCACATCCCGCCCATGCCAATGCCGAACAATCCCCGGCAGGCAAACAGCATCAGGTAGCTCGTCGACAGCCCGCTCAGGAAGGCGAAGGCGGTAAACCACGCGATCGAAAACAGGATCGGCCCCTTCCGGCCATATCGGTCGGCCCACATGCCGGCACCGATGCCGCCGACCATGCGGAACAGCAGCGTCACGGTCGCCAGCGCGCCCGCCAGCGCAAGGTTGACCTCGAAGCTGCGCCGGATGTCGGTCAGGACAAAGGTGATGATGGTGAAGTCGAAGGCATCGAGCGTCCACGCGGAAAAGGTGGTGAGAAAGGTCTTCCACTGCTGGCGGGATACGTCCCGGTACCACGGTTGCGACATGGCGAGAATTGTAGTGTCACATCTGGCCGGGAGCGGTTGCTATTGTTGGTAAGGAGTTTGCTTGGACCAGGTTCTCGCCGGGGTCAGGTCATGCTTCTTCTTCATACCAGAGGCTTACGCTGGCGGGCACGACCGGTCGCCGACCGGCGCGTACTCGGGAAGGCGCGAGTTGGCGCAATCCGGGCACAGCCCGGTCGCGAACTCAGGCGCGGCTTCCTGCGCATAGGCTTCGAGCGTGGTCCAACGGTCGTCGGTCCGCCGGACCTTCCGGCAATAGGTGCAGACCGGCAACAGTGACTTCAGCACCTGGACCTCGCGCGCCAGGGCCCGCTCGTGGTCCGCCAGGCGCGAGACCAGGACGGCCATCACGGAGAACACGACCAGGCGCGTCGCCGCCGTGGCGAAGAACGTGGCCGCATCCCACGGCTGATTCCACAGCGTCAGCATCAGTGCCACGCGGCTGATCGGCATGATGACCGACAATGCCAGGCCGGTGGTCAGCCCCGAGAACCAGGCGGCCGCGACGACGACCAGGATATACACCGATGGAAACTGGAAGTACGGCCCTGTGGCGTAGTCCACCGTGACCAAGGCAGCCGCCACCGGCAGCCACCACCAAGGCGAGATCGAGTAGAGAGGGGCGAACGACCACCGCTTCATATGCAGCCACTGTACTGCGATTGAGCTAGAGTAAACACCCGATGCGGGCGCCTCTTGTTCCTTTCCTTCTGGCCGCTACCGTGACCCTGCTGGTGGCCGCCGGCGTGACCATGACACCCTACTTCGCCGGCGATGTGGCCGCGGCGCGGGCGGTGCAATCGGCCGCGCCCGATCCGGGCTGGTGGGCCACGCCGGTGAGCCGTCTGGCGCCGGCCCCGGCAAAGTACTACGTCATGGGCCTCACGGCGATCCTGGCATTTGCCCTTGCCGGGTTTCGCGGGCTGCTGCTGGCAGTGGCCTTTATCGCGCTCGAGCAGTACGGCGCTGAGCACACCAAGGCATGGTTCAGCCGGCCGCGTCCCTCGCGCGAATTGATCGCGGTGGTCGGTTCGCCGTCAGGGTTCACCTTTCCCTCCACCACCATCACGTTCTTCTCGGTTACGTTCGGCTTGCTGGCGGTGGTGGCGTCGCGAATACGCAAGACGCCGCTTGCCATCGGGGTACTGGTCGCCGGGTCGGTGATGGTGGTGCTCGGCTGCCTGGCCCGCGTCGCCCTCGGCGCCCATTGGCCGAGCGATGTCGCGCTGACGGTGATCATTTGCCTCGCCTGGATCTGGGCGGCCTCCCGCATCGTCATAAGACGCGGATGACGACGTTGATGCGATCGGCGGTGCTGGCGCTGTGCCTGGTGGTGGCGCGCGACGCCCTGGCTCACCCGGCACCGTTCAGCTACCTGGACCTGCACCTGGACGCGGCCGGCGTCCGAGGCACGCTCGTCGTCCACGACCTGGATGCCGCCCACGCCCTCGCCATCCCGTCGGCTGATTCGCTGCTCGACCCGGCGGTGGCCGAGAAGCACCGCGAGGCCCTCGTCGCGCTGCTGGCGCCGCGCCTGGCGCTGGTGTTTGATGGCCAGCCGGTCATGGTGACGTGGGGTGCGATTGAGGTCGTGCCGGACCGCCAGAGCCTGCGCCTGGCGTTCACGGTCAGCGGCGGGCGGCCGGGCGCGGTGACCGTGCGCGCCTACCTGTTTCCGCACGACCCCATTCACCAGACGTTCATCAACATCTACGAAGAGTCCGCGCTCAAGCACCAGGCGATTCTCGATGCCACGCGGCAGACCGTCGACTACTACGCCGGGACGGTGCAGGGCCGCCTGTCGGTGGTCCGAACATTCGTGGCCTCCGGCATCGAGCACATCCTGATTGGCCCCGACCACATCCTGTTCCTGATCGGGCTGCTGTTGCTCGGCGGCACGCTGAAACGGCTCGCCGTGATCGTCACGGCGTTCACCGTCGGCCACAGCATCACGCTGTCGCTCGCGGCGCTCGACCTGGTGTCGCCGCCCGCGCAGTTCGTGGAACCGCTGATCGCCTTGACGATCGTGGTGGTGGGCGCCGACAACGTGCTCGTCTTGAGGGGCAAGGCAGCGGTCGAGGGCAAGGCCACCGATATCCGCGCCTGGCTGGCGGCCGGCTTCGGCTTGATCCACGGCTTCGGGTTCGCCTACGTGCTGAAGGAGTTTGGCCTGCCGCAGGCGGCGCTCGGATGGTCGCTGTTCGCCTTCAACGTCGGCGTCGAGGTGGGGCAATTGCTGATTGTCGGCGTCGTGGCGTCCCTGCTCCTGCTGGTGCGCCGTCAAAGTGCGGCCGCGGCGCACTGGGTGGCCTTGGCGGGGTCGATCGCGGTTATTCTGGCGGGTCTGTATTGGTTTGTGGAGCGGGTATTCCTGACGAGAGGCGCGTAAGGCCCGCCGTGCCGTTGACGAACGGCTGCAGGACCGCGGTGATGAACTGGTGCGTCGGCGTCGGCACGCCGGCCTCTTTGCCGAGGCGCACGACCGCGCCGCTCAGCCAGGGCAACTCGAGCCGGCGGCCGCGCTCGAGGTCCTCGAGCATCGACGACTTGGAACTCGCCGGGAAGTTACGGATCAGGCCGACCGTGTCGTCGACGAGCGTCGGTGGAAAGACGATGCCGCGGGCCCGCCCGACGGCAATGGTCTCGTCGATCCCGGCCATCATCATCGTGAACAACTCAGGGTTGTCGCGGACCACACCCATCGGCGATCGGGTCACCGTCGTCATGCCGCTCCACGTGGCGAGACGCACGAACTTGATCCACAGATCAGACTCGACCCTGGTGCTGGCTTTCGCCTGGAACCCGGCGCGAACGCCGGCTTGCTCGAACGCCACCAAGCGTGGTGACCGAGAGCCATCTCGTTCCCCAAATACCAATTGTTGGGCCACCGTGTGACGAAGGCGGCCGGGCTGATCAACCACGACGACGATGTAGGCCACGCCACCGGCGACATGATCGGCGCCGACATGCTTCGCGACCATCTCGACCGCCTCGACACCGTTCTGGAGCGTGATCACAACTGTGTTCGGGCCAATCATCGGCTTCAGCGTGGCGGCCGCGGCATCCACGTCGTACAGCTTCACGGCGAACAGCACCACATCGACCGGGCCGACCTGGGCCGGGTCGTCAGTTGCCTGCACCGTGGGCAGGTGCAGCGCACCGCTGGGACTTTCGATGTGTAGTCCGCCCTGCTGCAGCGCCGCCAGGTGCGCGCCGCGGGCAATGAACGTGACATCGTCGCCGGCTGCGGCCAGCCGGCCGCCGAAATAGCCGCCGACCCCACCCGAACCGAAGATGGCAATCTTCACAGCTTCACCGCATCCAGACTGACGACCGGTTCGTCGCCGACCACGGCCGCGTTGTGCACCGTGCCCCTGGGAATCTCAATCCAGTCGCCAGCGGTCAGCACCTTCATGTGGCCGCGCACGACCAGGCGAAAGCGGCCCGAGACGACGGCGTCGATCTTGTCGAGGTCGTGGCGGTGATCGGGAAAGACGGTGCCGGGTTCATAGACGTACCTGGCCACCGTGTAACCAAGTGACTCGAGCTTGGCGCGCAGTGCGGCCTCGGTGACCGGGCCGTCCGAGGCATTCCAGCGCTGCGGGGTCACGCCTAGGCGCCGGCGGCGGGTTCAGCGGGCATGCCGGGCACCGTGCCGCCCGCCAGTTCCTGGTCGATCATCAGCAGGCCGACGCCGGTGTTACCGGCGAGGCGAATGCGGCCGAGCACGGCCCGGGCCGCGGCCTCTTCTTCCATCTGCTCGGTCACGAACCACTGCAGCATGACGACGCCCGGGCGATCTTTCGCCTTCTCGGCCATGGCATACAGGTCGTTGATCGACGCGGTGACCGCCTGCTCGTTCTTCAGCACGTGCTCGCAGAGGGCCTCGGCCGACTTCCACGTCATGGGCGGAGCCGCGATCGCGGGCAACACGACCTTCTGGTCGCGCTCGACCAGGTGGTCGATGATCCGCTGCGCGTGCAGCAGTTCGTCGGACGACTGCTTGCGCATCCAGGTCGCGAACCCGGGCAGATCGTGCTCGGACAGCCAGATCGACATGGCCAGGTATTCGTGCGACGCGCGGAATTCGAGCTTGAGATGCTCGTTGAGGCCCTTGAGTAAGTCTTTCGTCATGTCGCGTCGCTGTCCTTGGATTTCGATATGTCTAATCTGTGTTTAATCGGTGGCTGTCTGATCGGTGGCCTAGGGCGTGATGGTAAATCGCTGCGACGCGGAGGCCACGAGCGGCTGGCCGGCCTTGCGCGCGGTGACCTGCCAGGTGTGCACTTCGGGTTCGAGCGCCACCGTGGGCGGCAGCTTGATCTCGGTCGTGGTGAGCGCGGGGCTCTCCCAAATGACCCGGCCGTCGGTCACGGATTGAATCTTCACGATGTAGCCGTCGGCGCCGTCGACGGCCGACCAGCGGAACATGTCGATGTGACCGCCCATCGCGCCCTCAATCGGTTCGAGCAACGACAGCGTGCCGACCGGCTTGGGCGCCTCGGCGGCAGGGGCCGCCGCAGGGGCGGGCGCGGCGGCCGGGGCACTCGCGGGTGCACCACCTCCACAGGCGACGGTGAAGACAACCAGGGCAACGGGAGCGACGCAAGTAAGCACACGGATCATGATCGACGACGCGCGAGTTCGAAGCCCACGCCTCCAAGGATGACGAAAAGACCTGTTCCGGTCATGGCCAGCGGGAGCTGACCGTTGCCTCCGAAATACACGGCCGCGACCATCGACAGGACGGCAGTCGAAAACACTGCCCCGACAAGGGCGGCGGACGGCTTGGTACCCATACACTCTGATTCTATCTAATTGACGCCGTCAGCTGCCAATGCGGTCCGAGAGCAGGCCCACGGCCAACGCATAGGCGTGGGCGCAGTTGTAGCCCAACAGCACGTCGTAATTCGAGTACACCAAGTAGTGCTTCGTCCCGGCTCGCAACAGGGAGGCCACCCGATCGACCTTGGGCAGGGCCGTGCCGGCCACCGTCCTGACACCCATCTGCTGCCACTGCTGCAGGGGCACCGCGATGGACAGTTCGCGCGACGCGCGGCAGCCGCTCTGGCGAAGGCCGACCTTCTGGACCAGGCGATCGGCGCCGCCGGCCGGCAGCCTGACTTCGCGGCCCCAGGCGTGGCCCGGAGTCCAGCCGTACGCCTTCATGTAGTTGGCGATCGACGCGAACACGTCGGGCAGGCCCTTCCAGATGTCCCGCCGGCCGTCGCCGTCGAAGTCCTGGGCGTGGGCCAGGTAGCTCGACGGCATGAACTGCGGTTGGCCCATCGCGCCGGCCCATGACCCTTTCATTTCGCCCAGGCTGATGTAGCCCTTGTCGAGAATCTGCAGCGCGTCGAGCAACTCGGAGGTGAAGAACGCGCCGCGACGCCCTTCCCACGCCAACGTGGCCAGCGCCTGCACGGTGGGCCGGGTGCCGGTAAAGCGGCCGAAGTTCGACTCCATGCCCCAGATCGCAACCATCAGCGATGCCGGCGGGCCGTATTGGGTGCTGACCTGGTTCAGCAGCCGGCGGTGGGTCTTGGCCTGCTCGCGCGCGGTTCGCACGAAGCGGGGCGTCAGTCGTCGCTGCACGTATTGATCGATGGTCAGGACCGTCTCGGCCTGGGTGCGATCCCGCTCGATCACCACCGGGAGCGGCTCGAGGCCGGCCAGGGCCGCCTCGACCGTGGCGGCGCTCACGCCCTTGGCCAGCGCCTGCTCTTTCATCTGCAAGAGAAACGCGGCAAACTCCGGCCGCGATTCGGCGGGCGGCGGCACGGCGACCTGCAAGGCGAGGACAACCGCCAGCAGCAGTTTTAGTGTCACGCTCTAACTTACCTTGCGGCGGCACGAGGGCAGCACTAAAGTGCCGCCCTCCTGGTTAGAGGGCGTTGCCGCCCGCACCGTCGACCATGATGGCCTGACCGCTGATGTAGCTGCCGGCCTGCGAGGCGAGAAACACCACGAGGTTGGCCAGCTCTTCGGGACGGCCCAGGCGGCCGAGCGGGATGCTGGCGACCGACGCCTTGCGCACGTCATCGAGCGCCTTGCCGCTCTTCTGCGCGTTGGCCTGGTCCAGCTCGGCAATGCGTTCGGTGTCGATGCGGCCCGGCGCGATCACATTGACCAGAATGCCCTGCGACGCCAACTCCCGTGACAGGGTCTTGGCAATACCCCACACCCCCGCCCGCAGCGCATTGGACAGCGCGAGGTTCGGAATGGGCTGCTTGATCGAAGACGAAGCAATGGTGAGGACGCGGCCGTACCCCGCCTTGGTCATTTCCGGCGCCGCCGCCCGCACGATGCGAGTGAAGCTCAGCAGGTTTTGCTCGAACGCTTTCTGCCACTGCTCGTCGGACATGGCAAGCGTCTCGCCAGCCGGCGGACCGCCGGCATTGTGCACGACGATTTCGAGGCCACCGTACTCGGCCACCGCGGTGTCGACCAGCCGTTGCGCCTCGCTGGCGCTGCTCACGTCGGCCACCAGCGCCTTGACCCGCGAGCCGGTCTCGCGGCGAATGGTGTCGGCCGCCGCCTCAATGCGCGCCTGATCGCGGCTGCACACCACAAGATCGCACCCTTCACGCGCCAGGCCGAGGGCCGAGGCGTAGCCGAGGCCGCGGCTGGCGGCCATCACGATCGCGCGCTTGCCCTTCAATCCAAAGTCCATAGGTCAGCTTCTTGTCAGTTGAAAGTTGAAGAGTTGAGAGTTGGTAGTTACAGTTGAGAGTTTCAGTTTCAGTTTCAGTTTCTCGCTGCGAGTAGATCGAGGCGGGCAAGAATGTCATCGAGGTCCGCCAGCGTGTCGGCGTCCACCGGCGTGAACGGCGCACGCACGCGCGAGTGCTGGATGACCCCGCGCAACTGGTAGATGTGCTTGCGCAGCGCAAGGTTGATGCGCGGCTGGTTCTCGAAGCGGATGATCGGCAGGAACTGGTAGAACACCTCGGTCGCGCCGTCGAGATCGCCGGCCGTGAAGCGCTTGAAGATGTCGACCAGGATCTCGGGAAAGGCAAAACCGGTCATGGTGCCAATCGCCCCATGCCGCAGCTCCTCCAGGAACATCATGCCGCCCAGGCCGCCGAAGATCTTCACGTCCCGCGAGGCGGCGCGGATCTGCGTGACCTTCATGGGCGCCGGTTCGTCCTCGAGCTTCAGGAACGACAGCCGCGGCGTGGCGGCGCCGAGCTTCGCGATCAGCTCGACGCTCATGGTGATGCCGCCCACGGCCGGTGGAAAGTCCTGGACGACGACCGGTATGTCGACGGCCTCGGCGACCGCCAGGTAGTGGCGTTCGAGTGCCGCGTCGTTGGTGCGCGCCAGCTTCGGCGGCGCCACCATCACCGCCTTCGCCCCCAGTTCCTGGGCGCGGCGGCTATAGGCGATGCAGCCGTCGGTGCCGGCGTGGGTCGTGCCCACACAAATCGGGAATTCGGGACCGGCGGTCTCGATAACGAGCGCCGTCACGCGATCGCGTTCCCCCTCCGTCAACTTGTCGGCCTCGCCGAGCACGCCGAGAATGGTCATGCCGTTGACGCCGGTGCCGCGCGTGAACGCGGTCAGCCGGCGCAGGCTCGGCTCATCGAGGGCGCCGTCGGGCAGAAATGGCGTCGGCGTGATGTTGTAGATGCCGGTCAGGTACTCAAACATTGCTTCCTATTCTACTTTGCGTCAGGAAACCTGGTGACGCGGTTGACGACCGGCGGCAGCGTCCGCAGATAGGCGTAGATGGCCGCCAGGTCCTCGCGCGTCATGCCGGCGTAAGCGGTCAACGGCATCGGCGTGTTCTGCCGGCGCTCCGTGTCGCTCAGCACCGCGTCCGACGGCGTCTCGAAGGCCTTGAACTTGTCGATGAACTGCTGCTCGGTCCACGAGCCGATGCCGGTGTCGGCGTCGGGCGTGATGTTGGCGGCGCGCACGCGGTAGCCGGTCTCCAGGAACTCCATGCCGCCGGCAAACTCCCTGCCCGGCAGCGGTTGGCCGCGGTCATCGATCGGCGTGTGGCAATCGCCGCACAGGGCCGAGCGAGTCATGTACTTCCCGTACGCCACCTTGTCGGTAGGCGAAGGTCTGGGCTGGGGTGTCGCGGCCGCCGGAATGGTGCGGACGATCAAGTTCATCGGAAAGTTCAGGGTGCGCGGGGGCACCTGGCTCTCGATCGCCTGCCAGGAGCGAACGTATACCAGGACCGCGTGCATGTCGTCGGCGGCCATGGCGCCAAAGTGCGGGTACGGCATGAGCGGAAAGAGCGGCGTGCCGTCCTTCGAAACGCCCGCCGTGACCGCGCGCTGCAGCTCTCCGTCAGTCCAGCTGCCGATGGCGGCCGGCGTGATGTTCTTGCCGTACACGACGCCGGCGCCGCCCAAGGCAAACTCCTGCCCGCCAACGCCGATGCGGTCAGGCTTGACCGGGCCCGAAAACTTCGTCCAGTCGCGCTCGCTGTGGCAGTCGGTGCAGCCGACGACGTGATCGCTCAGATACTTGCCGCGCGCCAATCGCTCAGCCGTCGGCTCCAACGTCACGACGGCCGGTGGCGGCACCTTCGGAAACGCTAACATCAAGTAGCCAAGACCGGCGACCGCGGCCACCACCACGAGCGCCACCAACACCCCAACAATTTTCAATAGTGTTTTCATCGTCTCGTGCGGCTCCCCTGATCCCTGATCCCTGATCCCTGATCCCTGATCCCTGATCCCTGATCCCTGATCCCTGGATCCCTGATCTACTGCCTGGCGGTCGTGGCCGGCTTGCTCCTGGCTTTCTGCACGATTGCCGCAACATCAGCAGCGAGCTTCTTCGCATCGTAGACAATGCCGTCCTTAATCGTGTACTTCACGCCGCCGACACGATCGACCTGGCCGGTCTGATCGTTGAGCTTCACGGCGCCAGTGGCATAGAGCACCTTGAAGTTCTCGAGAGGATTCTGGTCGACCAGCACCATGTCGGCCAGCAGGCCCGCGCGAATGATCCCGAAGTCGGCCGGCGTGCCCTTCGGTTCCGCGAGCGTGGCTGCGCCGTTGAGGGTCGCCGAGCGGATGACCTCGAGCGGGTGAAAACCGGCCTCCTGCAGCATCTCGAGCTCGAGGATGTAGCCAAAACCGTAGGTCTGGTAGATGAACCCGGAGTCAGAGCCGGTGGTGACGCGGCCGCCGGCGTTCTTGAAGTCGTTGAGGAACGACATCCACACCTGGTAGAAGCGCTTCCACTGGATTTCGTCTTCGGTCGTCCAGTAGAACCAGTACGCGCCGTGCGCGTTGCGGTTGGGCTGGTAGAAATCCCACAGGGACGGCAGCGTGTACTTGTCGTGCCACTCGGCTTCGCGCATGCGCATGACGTCGCGGCCCGCCGAGTAGATGTTCATGGTCGGGTCAATCGTGAACCTGGCGTCGACCCATTCCTTGATCAAGGCGTTCCACGGCTCGCTGCCACGGGGGTGAATCTTGTCGTGGAGCCGGGCCACCTGGCCGAAGCGGTGCTGCTCGTCGTTGTAGTTCTGGTTCAGCGGGAAGGGCTGCACCGAGTAGTCCTTGAGCAACGCCTCGAACAGGCCGTAGTAATGCGTCAACGAGCCCAGGCCCAGGCGCGAGGCGTCGCGCGCGTTCATGCGGCCGACGCCCATCTGGTCGAGGTGGGCGGTCGAGCCCAGGTTGAACTTCTTGGCCTCGTCCAGCAAGGCGGCCATGATCTCGGGATCGTACGCGCCGAGCTTCATGCCATCGACGCCCTTCTTGGCGGCAAAGCGCACCCACTCGCGCGCACTGTCGGGCGTTTGCGGCCGGTTGCGATCCCATCCCTCGCCACTGAACGGGCGGTGGTACGCAAAGATCCTCGGCGCTACGATCTGGTTCTTGGCCGACAGCTCGCGCTGGTTGAGGTCCCAATCCATGGACCCGCACGGCACGCCGCGCACTGTCGTGACACCGTGGCTCAGCCACAGCTTGTAGACATACTCCGGGTCGCGCGCCTGCCCGCCGCCGCAGTGCACGTGGGCGTCGACAAACCCGGGCATCAGGTACAGACCGGTCCCGTCGACTTCTTTCGTGCCTTTGGCGGGCCGGCTGCGTTCGTTGATCGCAACCCCAGGAAAGCCGACGCTGGCAACCTCGGTGATGCGGTTGTTCTGCACGACCACATCCATCGGCCCGCGCGGCGGCGCGCCGGTGCCGTCGATCACCGTGACCCCGCGAATCACCATGCGGTCGAATGGGCCTTCGCCGTCGCCCGCCCCGCGGGCCGGGGTCGGCGGCATCTGCTGGGCCGACAAAGACACGGCCGCCACAACGAGGACGACGCCGGTGAGCGTGGAGCGCAAAATTCGTGACATGAAATCCCTCC includes:
- a CDS encoding HupE/UreJ family protein, which translates into the protein MTTLMRSAVLALCLVVARDALAHPAPFSYLDLHLDAAGVRGTLVVHDLDAAHALAIPSADSLLDPAVAEKHREALVALLAPRLALVFDGQPVMVTWGAIEVVPDRQSLRLAFTVSGGRPGAVTVRAYLFPHDPIHQTFINIYEESALKHQAILDATRQTVDYYAGTVQGRLSVVRTFVASGIEHILIGPDHILFLIGLLLLGGTLKRLAVIVTAFTVGHSITLSLAALDLVSPPAQFVEPLIALTIVVVGADNVLVLRGKAAVEGKATDIRAWLAAGFGLIHGFGFAYVLKEFGLPQAALGWSLFAFNVGVEVGQLLIVGVVASLLLLVRRQSAAAAHWVALAGSIAVILAGLYWFVERVFLTRGA
- a CDS encoding 2-dehydropantoate 2-reductase, which codes for MKIAIFGSGGVGGYFGGRLAAAGDDVTFIARGAHLAALQQGGLHIESPSGALHLPTVQATDDPAQVGPVDVVLFAVKLYDVDAAAATLKPMIGPNTVVITLQNGVEAVEMVAKHVGADHVAGGVAYIVVVVDQPGRLRHTVAQQLVFGERDGSRSPRLVAFEQAGVRAGFQAKASTRVESDLWIKFVRLATWSGMTTVTRSPMGVVRDNPELFTMMMAGIDETIAVGRARGIVFPPTLVDDTVGLIRNFPASSKSSMLEDLERGRRLELPWLSGAVVRLGKEAGVPTPTHQFITAVLQPFVNGTAGLTRLSSGIPAPQTNTDPPE
- a CDS encoding lytic murein transglycosylase, which gives rise to MTLKLLLAVVLALQVAVPPPAESRPEFAAFLLQMKEQALAKGVSAATVEAALAGLEPLPVVIERDRTQAETVLTIDQYVQRRLTPRFVRTAREQAKTHRRLLNQVSTQYGPPASLMVAIWGMESNFGRFTGTRPTVQALATLAWEGRRGAFFTSELLDALQILDKGYISLGEMKGSWAGAMGQPQFMPSSYLAHAQDFDGDGRRDIWKGLPDVFASIANYMKAYGWTPGHAWGREVRLPAGGADRLVQKVGLRQSGCRASRELSIAVPLQQWQQMGVRTVAGTALPKVDRVASLLRAGTKHYLVYSNYDVLLGYNCAHAYALAVGLLSDRIGS
- a CDS encoding ferritin, whose translation is MTKDLLKGLNEHLKLEFRASHEYLAMSIWLSEHDLPGFATWMRKQSSDELLHAQRIIDHLVERDQKVVLPAIAAPPMTWKSAEALCEHVLKNEQAVTASINDLYAMAEKAKDRPGVVMLQWFVTEQMEEEAAARAVLGRIRLAGNTGVGLLMIDQELAGGTVPGMPAEPAAGA
- a CDS encoding cupin domain-containing protein, translated to MTPQRWNASDGPVTEAALRAKLESLGYTVARYVYEPGTVFPDHRHDLDKIDAVVSGRFRLVVRGHMKVLTAGDWIEIPRGTVHNAAVVGDEPVVSLDAVKL
- a CDS encoding amidohydrolase family protein, which translates into the protein MSRILRSTLTGVVLVVAAVSLSAQQMPPTPARGAGDGEGPFDRMVIRGVTVIDGTGAPPRGPMDVVVQNNRITEVASVGFPGVAINERSRPAKGTKEVDGTGLYLMPGFVDAHVHCGGGQARDPEYVYKLWLSHGVTTVRGVPCGSMDWDLNQRELSAKNQIVAPRIFAYHRPFSGEGWDRNRPQTPDSAREWVRFAAKKGVDGMKLGAYDPEIMAALLDEAKKFNLGSTAHLDQMGVGRMNARDASRLGLGSLTHYYGLFEALLKDYSVQPFPLNQNYNDEQHRFGQVARLHDKIHPRGSEPWNALIKEWVDARFTIDPTMNIYSAGRDVMRMREAEWHDKYTLPSLWDFYQPNRNAHGAYWFYWTTEDEIQWKRFYQVWMSFLNDFKNAGGRVTTGSDSGFIYQTYGFGYILELEMLQEAGFHPLEVIRSATLNGAATLAEPKGTPADFGIIRAGLLADMVLVDQNPLENFKVLYATGAVKLNDQTGQVDRVGGVKYTIKDGIVYDAKKLAADVAAIVQKARSKPATTARQ
- a CDS encoding dihydrodipicolinate synthase family protein translates to MFEYLTGIYNITPTPFLPDGALDEPSLRRLTAFTRGTGVNGMTILGVLGEADKLTEGERDRVTALVIETAGPEFPICVGTTHAGTDGCIAYSRRAQELGAKAVMVAPPKLARTNDAALERHYLAVAEAVDIPVVVQDFPPAVGGITMSVELIAKLGAATPRLSFLKLEDEPAPMKVTQIRAASRDVKIFGGLGGMMFLEELRHGAIGTMTGFAFPEILVDIFKRFTAGDLDGATEVFYQFLPIIRFENQPRINLALRKHIYQLRGVIQHSRVRAPFTPVDADTLADLDDILARLDLLAARN
- a CDS encoding phosphatase PAP2 family protein yields the protein MRAPLVPFLLAATVTLLVAAGVTMTPYFAGDVAAARAVQSAAPDPGWWATPVSRLAPAPAKYYVMGLTAILAFALAGFRGLLLAVAFIALEQYGAEHTKAWFSRPRPSRELIAVVGSPSGFTFPSTTITFFSVTFGLLAVVASRIRKTPLAIGVLVAGSVMVVLGCLARVALGAHWPSDVALTVIICLAWIWAASRIVIRRG
- a CDS encoding c-type cytochrome; translation: MKIVGVLVALVVVAAVAGLGYLMLAFPKVPPPAVVTLEPTAERLARGKYLSDHVVGCTDCHSERDWTKFSGPVKPDRIGVGGQEFALGGAGVVYGKNITPAAIGSWTDGELQRAVTAGVSKDGTPLFPLMPYPHFGAMAADDMHAVLVYVRSWQAIESQVPPRTLNFPMNLIVRTIPAAATPQPRPSPTDKVAYGKYMTRSALCGDCHTPIDDRGQPLPGREFAGGMEFLETGYRVRAANITPDADTGIGSWTEQQFIDKFKAFETPSDAVLSDTERRQNTPMPLTAYAGMTREDLAAIYAYLRTLPPVVNRVTRFPDAK
- a CDS encoding SDR family oxidoreductase, producing the protein MDFGLKGKRAIVMAASRGLGYASALGLAREGCDLVVCSRDQARIEAAADTIRRETGSRVKALVADVSSASEAQRLVDTAVAEYGGLEIVVHNAGGPPAGETLAMSDEQWQKAFEQNLLSFTRIVRAAAPEMTKAGYGRVLTIASSSIKQPIPNLALSNALRAGVWGIAKTLSRELASQGILVNVIAPGRIDTERIAELDQANAQKSGKALDDVRKASVASIPLGRLGRPEELANLVVFLASQAGSYISGQAIMVDGAGGNAL